In a genomic window of Streptomyces koelreuteriae:
- a CDS encoding TraR/DksA family transcriptional regulator: MVAKKTAVQQPASGRSAEASGGAPKDPGGKKTTQGGSAGRAAKGATEKATEGTKAAVTRTRAAVKKVTAKKAAAGKAVARRVAGKAAGAEGAGAKGAGEKAEVEEAEVGKTGAGGPAAEEAGVERTAAGNAGAEKTGAEKTETEKTETEKTEAERAAAKKAATKKTAVRKATAKKAAAGKASGAKAAAGKAASRKAAVGEAAGQKAAAGKAAGKEAAVGGPAGEKAAVGRTAEKTAAAGRTAGKKATAKKAAVGEVAEKKAAVKRAKAAKAVAAEKGVGAEGVRAGGKSTTTKSAAAKGTAQSGAVTQDKAGKSTAEKADAVEAATQTGATTVGAKKTPGAATAAKTAVPKARVAAAEPGELAVRPGEDPWTEAEVEDARAELTSEETRLREEITSSERSLAGLMRDSGDGAGDDQADTGTKNITREHELALAANAREMLLQTERALDRLHSGTYGLCENCGNPIGKARMQAFSRATLCVECKQKQERRY, encoded by the coding sequence ATGGTGGCGAAGAAGACCGCCGTACAGCAGCCGGCGTCCGGCAGGTCCGCGGAGGCCTCCGGTGGTGCGCCCAAGGACCCGGGTGGGAAGAAGACCACCCAGGGAGGCTCGGCGGGGCGGGCGGCGAAGGGGGCGACCGAGAAGGCGACCGAGGGGACGAAGGCGGCGGTCACCAGGACCAGGGCGGCGGTCAAGAAGGTGACGGCCAAGAAGGCGGCGGCGGGAAAGGCCGTGGCGAGGAGGGTCGCGGGCAAGGCGGCCGGGGCCGAGGGAGCCGGGGCCAAGGGGGCCGGTGAAAAAGCTGAGGTCGAAGAGGCTGAGGTCGGCAAGACTGGGGCCGGGGGGCCTGCGGCCGAGGAGGCTGGGGTCGAGAGAACCGCGGCCGGGAATGCCGGGGCTGAGAAGACCGGCGCTGAGAAGACCGAGACCGAGAAGACCGAGACCGAGAAGACCGAGGCCGAGCGGGCTGCTGCCAAGAAGGCGGCGACCAAGAAGACCGCTGTCCGGAAGGCCACGGCCAAGAAGGCCGCAGCCGGGAAGGCGTCGGGCGCGAAGGCTGCGGCCGGGAAGGCCGCGAGCAGGAAAGCCGCTGTCGGTGAGGCCGCGGGGCAGAAGGCTGCGGCTGGGAAAGCCGCGGGCAAGGAGGCCGCTGTCGGCGGGCCAGCGGGGGAGAAGGCCGCAGTCGGCCGGACCGCGGAGAAGACGGCCGCAGCCGGCCGGACCGCGGGTAAGAAGGCCACGGCCAAGAAGGCCGCTGTCGGTGAGGTCGCGGAGAAGAAGGCCGCGGTGAAGAGGGCGAAGGCGGCCAAGGCCGTCGCCGCCGAGAAGGGCGTCGGGGCCGAGGGCGTGCGCGCCGGAGGCAAGAGCACCACCACGAAGAGCGCGGCCGCGAAGGGCACTGCCCAAAGCGGCGCGGTCACACAGGACAAGGCCGGGAAGAGCACGGCCGAGAAGGCGGACGCGGTCGAGGCCGCGACGCAGACGGGAGCGACCACGGTGGGTGCGAAGAAGACTCCTGGCGCGGCGACGGCGGCCAAGACCGCCGTCCCGAAGGCACGGGTCGCCGCGGCGGAGCCCGGTGAGCTCGCGGTACGCCCTGGGGAGGACCCCTGGACGGAGGCGGAGGTCGAGGACGCGCGTGCCGAGCTGACCTCCGAGGAGACCCGGCTGCGGGAGGAGATCACGTCGTCGGAGCGCTCGCTCGCCGGTCTGATGCGCGACTCCGGGGACGGCGCGGGCGACGACCAGGCGGACACCGGCACCAAGAACATCACCCGCGAGCACGAGCTGGCCCTGGCCGCCAACGCGCGCGAGATGCTCCTCCAGACCGAGCGCGCCCTGGACCGTCTCCACTCGGGCACCTACGGCCTGTGCGAGAACTGCGGCAACCCCATCGGCAAGGCCCGGATGCAGGCCTTCTCCCGGGCCACGCTGTGCGTGGAGTGCAAGCAGAAGCAGGAGCGCAGGTACTGA
- the lspA gene encoding signal peptidase II → MAEAERIIGTPDTPDAAGDGQERPEDAAAGERADSEGTRPAGESGTGDAAAPPRGKRRIAVLFVVALFAYALDLSTKMIVVAKLEHHPPIEIIGDWLKFEAIRNAGAAFGFGEAFTVIFTMIAAAVIVVIARLARKLYSLPWALALGLLLGGALGNLTDRIFRAPGVFEGAVVDFIAPKHFAVFNLADSAIVCGGILIVLLSFKGLDPDGTVHKD, encoded by the coding sequence GTGGCAGAGGCGGAGCGCATCATCGGTACGCCGGACACACCGGACGCTGCCGGGGACGGGCAGGAGCGGCCCGAGGACGCGGCGGCGGGCGAGCGCGCCGACTCCGAGGGCACCCGGCCCGCCGGGGAGTCCGGCACGGGTGACGCGGCCGCGCCGCCCCGGGGCAAGCGGCGTATCGCGGTCCTGTTCGTCGTGGCCCTGTTCGCGTACGCCCTCGATCTGAGCACCAAGATGATCGTGGTGGCCAAGCTGGAGCACCACCCGCCGATCGAGATCATCGGGGACTGGCTGAAGTTCGAGGCGATCCGCAACGCGGGCGCGGCCTTCGGCTTCGGCGAAGCCTTCACGGTGATCTTCACCATGATCGCGGCGGCGGTGATCGTGGTGATCGCCCGGCTCGCCCGCAAGCTCTACAGCCTGCCCTGGGCGCTCGCGCTCGGGCTGCTGCTCGGCGGTGCGCTGGGCAACCTCACCGACCGGATCTTCCGGGCGCCGGGTGTCTTCGAGGGCGCGGTCGTGGACTTCATCGCGCCCAAGCACTTCGCCGTCTTCAACCTGGCCGACTCGGCGATCGTGTGCGGCGGCATCCTGATCGTGCTGCTGTCCTTCAAGGGGCTCGACCCGGACGGCACCGTCCACAAGGACTGA
- a CDS encoding RluA family pseudouridine synthase: MSTIPEIRTLPVPDGLEGERVDAAISRMFGFSRTKAAELAAAGKVTVDGSVVGKSERVHGGAWLEVEMPQAPAPVQVVAEPVEGMEIVHDDDDVVVIVKPVGVAAHPSPGWTGPTVIGGLAAAGYRISTSGAAERQGIVHRLDVGTSGLMVVAKSEYAYTSLKRQFKERTVDKRYHTLVQGHPDPTSGTIDAPIGRHPHHDYKWAVTAEGKASVTHYDLIEAFRAASLLDVKLETGRTHQIRVHMAAHRHPCVGDLTYGADPTLAKRLGLTRQWLHAVRLGFEHPGDGQWAEFSCDYPEDLQKALDQVREETYA, translated from the coding sequence GTGAGCACGATTCCCGAGATCCGCACCCTGCCCGTGCCCGACGGCCTGGAGGGCGAGCGCGTCGACGCCGCCATCTCCCGGATGTTCGGCTTCTCCCGGACCAAGGCGGCCGAACTCGCCGCCGCGGGGAAGGTCACGGTCGACGGGTCGGTGGTCGGAAAGTCGGAGCGTGTGCACGGCGGCGCCTGGCTGGAGGTCGAGATGCCCCAGGCGCCCGCGCCGGTGCAGGTCGTGGCCGAGCCGGTCGAGGGCATGGAGATCGTGCACGACGACGATGACGTGGTCGTGATCGTCAAGCCCGTGGGCGTCGCCGCGCACCCGTCGCCGGGCTGGACCGGGCCGACCGTCATCGGGGGCCTGGCCGCCGCCGGGTACCGCATCTCCACCTCCGGCGCCGCCGAGCGCCAGGGCATCGTGCACCGCCTCGACGTCGGCACGTCGGGGCTGATGGTCGTCGCCAAGTCGGAGTACGCGTACACGTCGCTGAAGCGCCAGTTCAAGGAGCGCACGGTCGACAAGCGGTACCACACGCTCGTCCAGGGCCACCCCGACCCGACCAGCGGCACCATCGACGCGCCCATCGGCCGCCACCCCCACCACGACTACAAGTGGGCGGTCACCGCCGAGGGCAAGGCGTCCGTCACGCACTACGACCTCATCGAGGCCTTCCGCGCGGCATCGCTCCTCGATGTGAAGCTGGAGACCGGCCGCACCCACCAGATCCGCGTCCACATGGCCGCCCACCGGCACCCCTGCGTCGGCGACCTGACCTACGGCGCCGACCCGACGCTGGCCAAGCGCCTCGGCCTGACGCGGCAGTGGCTGCACGCGGTGCGCCTCGGCTTCGAGCACCCCGGGGACGGGCAGTGGGCGGAGTTCTCCTGCGACTACCCGGAGGACCTGCAGAAGGCCCTGGACCAGGTCCGGGAGGAGACGTACGCATGA
- a CDS encoding GNAT family N-acetyltransferase, producing MSTARYAVRVAEDPADREACFAVRKEVFVGEQGVPEDLEYDAYDAGAVHVLAVREDGEPLGTGRLLYGEAAEAQTGAGPSVGSLGRLAVTGGARGLGVGVALVRAIEEAARARGLTAVDLHAQTHALGFYARLGYEAYGPEYLEAGIPHQGMRRPL from the coding sequence ATGAGCACCGCGCGGTATGCGGTGCGTGTCGCGGAGGACCCCGCCGACCGTGAGGCGTGCTTCGCGGTGCGCAAGGAGGTCTTCGTCGGCGAGCAGGGCGTGCCTGAGGACCTCGAGTACGACGCGTACGACGCGGGGGCCGTGCATGTGCTGGCCGTCCGGGAGGACGGCGAGCCGCTCGGCACCGGGCGGCTGCTGTACGGCGAGGCGGCCGAGGCGCAGACCGGGGCCGGCCCCTCCGTGGGCTCGCTGGGCCGGCTCGCCGTGACGGGCGGGGCGCGCGGGCTCGGTGTCGGGGTCGCCCTGGTGCGGGCCATCGAGGAGGCCGCACGCGCGCGTGGTCTCACGGCCGTGGACCTGCACGCCCAGACGCACGCGCTCGGCTTCTACGCGCGGCTGGGCTACGAGGCGTACGGGCCGGAGTACTTGGAGGCGGGCATCCCGCACCAGGGGATGCGGCGTCCGCTCTAG
- a CDS encoding Na+/H+ antiporter, producing MDQLALLFVLLLGAVISVPVGDRLGMPAPVLMTLLGIVLALLEFVPNVEIPPDLILPLLLPPLLYAAVRRTSWRQFAANKRPIFLLAVALVFVTMACVAATADAIVPGLPLAAAFALGALVAPPDPVAATAVAGQLGLPRRLVSILEGEGLFNDVTAIVLYHVAIAAAVSGTFSPWQAGLDLVLSAVVGAAVGIGLGWGANKLMELLGDATLQIGLTLLVPYASYVMAEELHGSGVLAVLTTAVFLAEYGSDADDVMTRLAGHTFWNIVDTLVTGVAFGLVGLELHNAIRTASGRWGELLGWAAVVVAVVVLVRLLWLLPATWLTKRLHARRDYDEDIPVSWRETVVMWWSGMRGVASVALVLAIPLETDAGAPFPNRDELIFIAFGVIVATLVVQGLTLPWLVRRLGVKADTDHEKELAKELAIRASKAAKRRLREIEEEEELPEELSEQMLRRAFDIGVRISPEVAEDERREASRERARRLKQVRRIQQEMLSAARHEVLAARSEPGADPEVVDRVLRHLDVRSMR from the coding sequence GTGGATCAGTTGGCCCTGTTGTTCGTGCTGCTGCTCGGGGCCGTGATCAGCGTCCCGGTCGGGGACCGGCTGGGGATGCCCGCGCCGGTGCTGATGACGCTCCTGGGCATAGTCCTCGCGCTGCTCGAGTTCGTACCGAACGTCGAGATCCCGCCGGACCTCATCCTGCCGCTGCTGCTGCCGCCCCTGCTGTACGCCGCCGTGCGGCGCACGTCATGGCGGCAGTTCGCCGCGAACAAGAGACCCATCTTCCTGCTGGCCGTGGCGCTGGTGTTCGTCACCATGGCCTGTGTGGCCGCCACGGCCGACGCGATCGTGCCGGGGCTGCCGCTGGCCGCGGCGTTCGCGCTCGGAGCGCTGGTCGCGCCGCCGGACCCGGTCGCGGCCACCGCCGTCGCCGGGCAGCTGGGGCTGCCGCGCCGGCTGGTGTCGATCCTGGAGGGCGAGGGGCTCTTCAACGACGTGACGGCCATCGTCCTGTACCACGTGGCGATCGCCGCCGCCGTCAGCGGGACGTTCTCGCCCTGGCAGGCCGGGCTCGATCTGGTGCTGTCGGCCGTGGTGGGGGCGGCCGTGGGCATCGGGCTGGGCTGGGGCGCCAACAAGCTGATGGAACTGCTCGGGGACGCGACCCTGCAGATCGGGCTGACCCTGCTGGTGCCGTACGCCTCGTACGTCATGGCCGAGGAACTGCACGGCTCCGGAGTGCTCGCCGTGCTCACCACCGCCGTGTTCCTCGCGGAGTACGGGTCCGACGCCGACGACGTCATGACACGGCTGGCCGGGCACACCTTCTGGAACATCGTCGACACCCTCGTCACCGGCGTCGCCTTCGGGCTGGTCGGTCTCGAACTGCACAACGCCATCCGCACCGCGTCCGGCCGCTGGGGCGAACTGCTCGGCTGGGCGGCCGTGGTGGTGGCCGTCGTCGTGCTCGTCCGGCTGCTGTGGCTGCTGCCGGCGACCTGGCTGACCAAACGGCTGCACGCGCGGCGGGACTACGACGAGGACATCCCGGTGAGCTGGCGCGAGACCGTCGTCATGTGGTGGTCGGGGATGCGCGGGGTCGCCTCGGTGGCGTTGGTGCTGGCCATTCCGCTGGAGACGGACGCGGGGGCGCCCTTCCCCAACCGGGACGAGCTCATCTTCATCGCGTTCGGGGTGATCGTGGCGACGCTGGTGGTGCAGGGGCTGACCCTGCCGTGGCTGGTGCGGCGGCTGGGCGTGAAGGCCGACACGGACCACGAGAAGGAACTCGCGAAGGAACTGGCGATCCGGGCGTCCAAGGCGGCGAAGCGCCGGCTGCGCGAGATCGAGGAGGAAGAGGAGCTCCCCGAGGAGTTGTCCGAGCAGATGCTGCGGCGGGCCTTCGACATCGGGGTGCGCATCAGTCCCGAGGTCGCGGAGGACGAGCGGCGGGAGGCCTCCCGGGAGCGGGCGCGGCGGCTGAAGCAGGTGCGGCGGATCCAGCAGGAGATGCTGAGTGCGGCGCGGCACGAGGTGCTGGCGGCGCGCAGCGAGCCGGGGGCCGATCCCGAGGTCGTGGACCGGGTGTTGCGGCATCTCGATGTGCGGTCGATGCGGTGA
- a CDS encoding SDR family NAD(P)-dependent oxidoreductase, with protein MARNVVISGGGTGIGLAAARAFAAGGDQVLLLGRRVDVLEKAGVPGARTYAADLTEPADVRGVAAFVEREFGAVDVLVHSAGGNGLLEPDAGHDDPLEAVAHDWTVNFRLNTLTAVLLTEALKPRLAEPGGRVLFLGSIAAYRGSGSGAYAAAKAGLHPYAHDLARQLGPRGITVNVVAPGYVEDTEFFGDAMSEERRARLVEETSTKRAGTPGDVVETLHWLASQGAGHITSQIIQVNGGAERGH; from the coding sequence ATGGCTCGGAATGTGGTGATCAGTGGTGGAGGGACCGGGATCGGGCTCGCGGCGGCGCGGGCGTTCGCCGCGGGCGGGGATCAGGTGCTGTTGCTCGGGCGGCGGGTCGACGTGCTGGAGAAGGCCGGGGTGCCGGGGGCGCGGACGTACGCGGCGGATCTCACCGAACCGGCGGACGTACGGGGTGTCGCCGCCTTCGTGGAGCGGGAGTTCGGGGCCGTGGACGTCCTCGTGCACAGCGCCGGGGGCAACGGACTGCTCGAACCGGACGCCGGGCACGACGACCCGCTCGAGGCCGTCGCGCACGACTGGACCGTGAACTTCCGGCTCAACACCCTGACCGCCGTCCTGCTCACCGAGGCACTGAAGCCGCGCCTCGCCGAGCCCGGCGGGCGGGTGCTGTTCCTCGGCTCCATCGCCGCCTACCGGGGGTCCGGGAGCGGGGCGTACGCGGCGGCCAAGGCGGGTCTGCACCCATACGCCCATGATCTGGCCCGGCAGCTGGGGCCGCGCGGCATCACCGTGAACGTGGTCGCGCCCGGCTATGTCGAGGACACCGAGTTCTTCGGGGACGCGATGAGCGAGGAGCGGCGGGCGCGGCTCGTCGAGGAGACCTCGACCAAGCGGGCCGGGACCCCCGGTGACGTCGTCGAGACCCTGCACTGGCTGGCCTCCCAGGGGGCCGGGCACATCACGTCCCAGATCATCCAGGTCAACGGCGGCGCCGAACGCGGTCACTGA
- a CDS encoding mechanosensitive ion channel family protein, whose amino-acid sequence MENLLRPLIVVGGSVVLTLVIGWATDFLLRKADERHHETQLWGLLRRGRIPYQLVLFAALLRGSYDEADLLEDHREGLGQGLTLLLIGSAAWLVIRIAGAIVETSYSRYASARAHRDPARVRRVRTQVTLIMRVVSAVVGVVATASMLLTFPAFRAAGASLLASAGILGIVAGVAAQSTLSNMFAGFQIAFGDMVRIGDTVVVDGEWGTVEEITLTFLTVHTWDERRITMPVSYFTSKPFENWSRGTPQMTGIVFWHLDHTAPVEAMREKLRDILRECPAWDGRAYNLCVTDTTPSTMQVRALVTAKDADDIWTVRVTVREEMLRWLTEEHPYALPRVNTADALLPPSWNGNGSGNGHRPSQDGVPPQQRRYHGSARPER is encoded by the coding sequence ATGGAGAACCTGCTACGACCGCTGATCGTGGTCGGTGGCTCGGTCGTGCTCACGCTCGTGATCGGCTGGGCCACCGACTTCCTGCTGCGCAAGGCCGACGAACGGCACCACGAGACCCAGCTCTGGGGTCTGCTCCGCCGCGGCCGTATCCCCTACCAGCTCGTGCTCTTCGCGGCCCTCCTGAGAGGGTCGTACGACGAGGCGGACCTGCTGGAAGACCACCGCGAGGGCCTCGGCCAGGGGCTGACGCTGCTGCTCATCGGCTCGGCCGCCTGGCTGGTGATCCGTATCGCGGGGGCGATCGTCGAGACGTCCTACAGCCGGTACGCCAGCGCCCGCGCCCACCGTGATCCGGCCAGGGTCCGCCGGGTGCGCACCCAGGTGACGCTGATCATGCGGGTGGTGTCCGCGGTCGTCGGCGTGGTGGCCACGGCGAGCATGCTGCTGACGTTCCCGGCGTTCCGGGCGGCGGGCGCCTCGCTGCTGGCCTCGGCCGGCATCCTCGGCATCGTCGCCGGTGTCGCCGCCCAGTCCACGCTGAGCAACATGTTCGCGGGGTTCCAGATCGCCTTCGGCGACATGGTGCGCATCGGGGACACCGTGGTGGTGGACGGCGAGTGGGGCACGGTCGAGGAGATCACGCTGACGTTCCTGACCGTCCACACCTGGGACGAGCGCCGGATCACCATGCCGGTCTCGTACTTCACGTCCAAGCCGTTCGAGAACTGGTCGCGCGGCACCCCGCAGATGACCGGCATCGTCTTCTGGCACCTCGATCACACGGCCCCCGTGGAGGCGATGCGCGAGAAGCTCCGCGACATCCTGCGCGAGTGCCCGGCCTGGGACGGCCGCGCCTACAACCTGTGCGTCACGGACACCACCCCGAGCACGATGCAGGTGCGGGCCCTGGTGACGGCCAAGGACGCGGACGACATCTGGACGGTGCGGGTCACGGTCCGCGAGGAGATGCTCCGCTGGCTGACCGAGGAGCACCCGTACGCCCTCCCCCGGGTCAACACGGCGGACGCGCTCCTGCCGCCGTCCTGGAACGGCAACGGGAGCGGGAACGGCCACCGCCCGTCGCAGGACGGCGTCCCGCCCCAGCAGCGCCGCTACCACGGCTCGGCGAGGCCGGAGCGCTGA
- a CDS encoding dienelactone hydrolase family protein → MNIMLFHSTQGLRPAVLRAADRLRTAGHEVWTPDLFEGRTFEAVEEGMEHQEKIGKDELLKRAVLAAAPYSERGLVYAGFSLGASIAQTLALGDDKARGLLLLHGTSDIAPDATADDLPVQLHVAEPDPFETDDWLSAWYLQMGRTGADVEVYRYAGAGHLYTDPDLPDYDEEAAEATWRVALGFLESL, encoded by the coding sequence ATGAACATCATGCTCTTTCACTCGACCCAGGGGCTGCGGCCCGCGGTGCTCCGGGCCGCTGACCGGCTGCGCACGGCCGGACACGAGGTGTGGACGCCCGACCTCTTCGAGGGGCGCACCTTCGAGGCGGTCGAGGAGGGCATGGAGCACCAGGAGAAGATCGGTAAGGACGAGCTGCTGAAGCGGGCCGTACTGGCGGCCGCGCCCTACTCCGAGCGCGGGCTGGTGTACGCGGGATTCTCGCTCGGCGCCTCGATCGCCCAGACCCTCGCCCTCGGCGACGACAAGGCGCGCGGGCTGCTGCTCCTGCACGGCACGTCGGACATCGCGCCGGACGCCACGGCGGACGACCTCCCGGTCCAGCTGCACGTGGCGGAGCCGGACCCCTTCGAGACGGACGACTGGCTCAGCGCCTGGTATCTCCAGATGGGCCGGACCGGCGCGGACGTCGAGGTGTACCGCTACGCCGGGGCCGGTCACCTCTACACCGACCCCGACCTGCCGGACTACGACGAGGAGGCCGCCGAGGCCACCTGGCGGGTGGCGCTCGGCTTCCTTGAGAGCCTGTGA
- a CDS encoding alkaline phosphatase D family protein, which yields MTSRYRSSKTSEGLNFLHPRRRTVVKAAAATAVLAGPLAASLPARAADQAPAFLHGVASGDPLPDGVLLWTRVTPVPEAVAGSGLGPDTEVSWVVAEDRAFTTIVAKGSTTAKAASDHTVKADIRGLRPATDYWFRFSSGGTDSPAARTRTAPAADAAVANLRFGVVSCANWEAGYFSSYRHLAARGDLDAWLHLGDYIYEYGTGEYGTRGTVVRPHAPAHEIVTLADYRIRHARYKTDPDLQALHTAAPVVAIWDDHEFANDAWPGGAENHTEGAEGAWSARQAAAKQAYFEWMPVRPAIAGTTYRRLRFGKLADLSLLDLRSFRSQQVKVGNGEVDDPDRTLTGRAQLDWLKAGLTASDTTWRLVGNSVMISPFAIGSLSADLLKPLAKLLGLPQEGLALNTDQWDGYTDDRREILAHLRAGAIRNTVFLTGDIHMAWANDVPVNAGTYPLSPSAATEFVVTSVTSDNLDDIVKVPEGTVSAVASPVIRAANRHVHWVDTDRHGYGVLDITAERAQMDYYVLSGRATRDATAKWARSYRTRSGTQKLERVHDPV from the coding sequence GTGACCAGTCGATACAGATCATCGAAGACATCCGAGGGCCTCAACTTCCTCCACCCGCGCCGGCGTACGGTCGTCAAGGCCGCGGCGGCGACCGCTGTCCTGGCCGGGCCGCTCGCCGCCTCCCTGCCCGCGCGCGCCGCCGACCAGGCCCCCGCCTTCCTGCACGGCGTGGCCTCCGGTGACCCTCTGCCCGACGGTGTCCTGCTGTGGACCCGCGTGACCCCCGTGCCGGAGGCGGTCGCCGGCTCCGGTCTGGGCCCGGACACCGAGGTGAGCTGGGTCGTCGCCGAGGACCGGGCGTTCACCACGATCGTCGCCAAGGGCTCCACCACGGCGAAGGCCGCCTCCGACCACACGGTGAAGGCCGACATCCGGGGCCTCAGGCCGGCCACCGACTACTGGTTCCGCTTCTCCAGTGGCGGCACCGACTCCCCCGCCGCGCGCACCCGCACCGCCCCGGCGGCCGACGCGGCCGTCGCGAACCTCCGCTTCGGCGTGGTCTCCTGCGCCAACTGGGAGGCCGGTTACTTCTCCTCGTACCGCCATCTCGCGGCCCGCGGCGACCTGGACGCCTGGCTGCATCTCGGCGACTACATCTACGAGTACGGCACCGGCGAGTACGGCACGCGCGGCACGGTCGTACGGCCGCACGCCCCGGCCCACGAGATCGTCACGCTCGCCGACTACCGCATACGGCACGCGCGCTACAAGACCGACCCGGACCTCCAGGCCCTGCACACCGCGGCTCCGGTCGTGGCGATCTGGGACGACCACGAGTTCGCCAACGACGCCTGGCCGGGCGGTGCCGAGAACCACACGGAGGGCGCGGAGGGCGCCTGGTCCGCGCGTCAGGCCGCCGCCAAGCAGGCCTACTTCGAGTGGATGCCGGTGCGTCCGGCGATCGCGGGCACCACCTACCGCCGGCTGCGTTTCGGCAAGCTGGCCGATCTCTCGCTGCTGGACCTGAGGTCCTTCCGCTCGCAGCAGGTCAAGGTGGGCAACGGCGAGGTCGACGACCCGGACCGCACGCTCACCGGCCGCGCCCAGCTCGACTGGCTCAAGGCGGGGCTGACGGCGTCCGACACCACCTGGCGGCTGGTCGGCAACTCGGTGATGATCTCGCCGTTCGCCATAGGCTCGCTCTCCGCCGATCTGCTGAAGCCCCTCGCCAAGCTGCTCGGCCTGCCGCAGGAGGGCCTGGCCCTCAACACCGACCAGTGGGACGGCTACACCGACGACCGCCGCGAGATCCTGGCCCATCTGCGCGCGGGCGCGATCCGCAACACGGTCTTCCTGACCGGCGACATCCACATGGCCTGGGCCAACGACGTACCGGTGAACGCCGGCACCTACCCGCTGTCCCCGTCCGCCGCCACGGAGTTCGTCGTCACCTCGGTCACCTCCGACAACCTCGACGACATCGTCAAAGTCCCCGAGGGCACGGTCTCCGCGGTCGCCTCACCCGTCATCCGCGCCGCCAACCGCCACGTCCACTGGGTCGACACCGACCGCCACGGCTACGGCGTCCTGGACATCACGGCCGAGCGGGCGCAGATGGACTACTACGTCCTCTCCGGCCGCGCGACCCGCGACGCGACCGCCAAGTGGGCCCGCTCCTACCGCACCCGCAGCGGCACCCAGAAGCTCGAGCGGGTCCACGACCCGGTGTAA
- a CDS encoding thioredoxin domain-containing protein, translated as MSKRNTQAAKTAARERLRAEREREAKRAKAKRQIVVACSIVGVLAIAGGIGYAVVQANKPSYWEGQKDAKVVTPANTTGTKGTTVVIGKDSAKKTLKVYEDARCPVCAQFEQTVGPTVKKDIDDGKYKMQFVGATFIDNKDNGEGSKNALSAMGAALNVSDAAFLDYKAALYSAKFHPEETTDKFKDDSYLIKVANTVPELKDNKKFQDAVKKGTYDAWAMAMSKSFDDNKDGVTGTPGFVMDGKQLTADNQGTPLMTVADFNRVVGEALKK; from the coding sequence ATGAGCAAGCGGAACACCCAGGCGGCGAAGACGGCGGCCCGCGAGCGGCTGCGCGCCGAGCGCGAGCGCGAGGCCAAGCGCGCCAAGGCCAAGCGGCAGATCGTCGTCGCCTGCTCCATCGTCGGCGTCCTGGCGATAGCCGGCGGCATCGGCTACGCGGTCGTCCAGGCCAACAAGCCCAGCTACTGGGAGGGCCAGAAGGACGCCAAGGTCGTCACGCCCGCCAACACCACGGGCACCAAGGGCACCACGGTCGTCATCGGCAAGGACTCGGCCAAGAAGACCCTGAAGGTCTACGAGGACGCGCGCTGCCCCGTGTGCGCCCAGTTCGAGCAGACCGTCGGTCCGACCGTGAAGAAGGACATCGACGACGGCAAGTACAAGATGCAGTTCGTCGGTGCCACGTTCATCGACAACAAGGACAACGGCGAGGGCTCCAAGAACGCGCTGAGCGCGATGGGCGCCGCGCTGAACGTGAGCGACGCCGCGTTCCTCGACTACAAGGCCGCGCTGTACTCGGCGAAGTTCCACCCGGAGGAGACGACCGACAAGTTCAAGGACGACAGCTACCTCATCAAGGTCGCGAACACCGTCCCCGAGCTGAAGGACAACAAGAAGTTCCAGGACGCGGTCAAGAAGGGCACCTACGACGCCTGGGCGATGGCCATGTCCAAGAGCTTCGACGACAACAAGGACGGGGTGACGGGCACCCCGGGCTTCGTCATGGACGGCAAGCAGCTCACCGCCGACAACCAGGGCACGCCGCTGATGACCGTGGCCGACTTCAACAGGGTGGTCGGCGAGGCCCTCAAGAAGTGA